The following are from one region of the Meiothermus sp. Pnk-1 genome:
- a CDS encoding glucose-1-phosphate thymidylyltransferase, with protein MKGLVLSGGKGTRLRPLTHTRAKQLIPIAGKPNLFYALEDLVEAGIREIGVILSPETGHEVREALGDGSRWGAQLTFIVQEAPLGIAHAVMTAREYLGESPFVLYLGDNLLSGGIRHLVEEYRQTQPQAIVLLTEVEDPRAFGVAVLDGQGRVVRLVEKPKDPPSNLALVGVYLFSPAIHEVIATLKPSWRGEYEITEAIQGLVERGQRVVAHQVRGYWKDTGKPEDLLDANRLVLSQITRRVEGELEQAEVVGEVVVEPGARIVRSTVRGPAFIGAGSLIEDSFIGPYSAIGKGAKVIGSELEYSILMDQAEVRQLAYRLDASILGHGVVVDGQGSPRRHTLQLVLGDRSQVKL; from the coding sequence GTGAAAGGACTCGTTCTCTCCGGCGGCAAGGGCACCCGGCTGCGCCCCCTGACCCACACCCGGGCCAAGCAGCTCATCCCCATCGCCGGCAAACCCAACCTCTTCTACGCCCTGGAGGATCTGGTGGAGGCGGGTATCCGCGAGATCGGGGTGATCTTGAGCCCCGAGACCGGCCACGAGGTGCGCGAGGCCCTGGGCGACGGCTCCCGCTGGGGAGCACAGCTCACCTTCATCGTGCAGGAGGCCCCGCTGGGCATCGCCCACGCGGTCATGACCGCGCGGGAGTACCTGGGCGAGAGCCCCTTCGTGCTCTACCTGGGCGACAACCTGCTCTCCGGCGGCATCCGGCACCTGGTCGAGGAGTACCGGCAGACCCAGCCCCAGGCCATCGTGCTGCTGACCGAGGTCGAAGACCCTCGGGCCTTCGGGGTGGCGGTGCTCGACGGGCAGGGCCGGGTGGTGCGCCTGGTGGAGAAGCCCAAAGACCCCCCCTCCAACCTGGCGCTGGTGGGCGTCTACCTCTTCAGCCCGGCCATCCACGAGGTCATCGCCACGCTCAAGCCCTCCTGGCGCGGGGAGTACGAGATCACCGAGGCCATCCAGGGCCTGGTCGAGCGCGGCCAGAGGGTGGTGGCCCACCAGGTGCGCGGCTACTGGAAGGACACTGGCAAGCCCGAGGACCTCCTCGACGCCAACCGCCTGGTGCTCTCCCAGATCACCCGCCGGGTGGAGGGGGAGCTCGAGCAGGCCGAGGTGGTGGGCGAGGTGGTGGTCGAGCCGGGCGCCCGCATCGTGCGCTCGACCGTGCGCGGCCCGGCTTTCATCGGGGCGGGCAGCCTCATCGAGGACAGCTTCATCGGCCCCTACAGCGCCATCGGCAAGGGGGCCAAGGTCATCGGCAGCGAGCTGGAGTACTCCATCCTCATGGACCAGGCCGAGGTGCGCCAGCTCGCCTACCGCCTCGACGCCAGCATCCTCGGCCACGGGGTGGTGGTGGACGGCCAGGGCAGCCCCCGCCGCCACACCCTGCAGCTGGTGTTGGGCGACCGCAGCCAGGTCAAGCTGTGA
- a CDS encoding mannose-1-phosphate guanylyltransferase/mannose-6-phosphate isomerase has protein sequence MIAVILSGGAGTRLWPVSRELYPKPFMRLPDGQSLLQKALLRAVRLPGISEVLTVTGQEHYYSTLNEYQALKIGDYPPLAFVVEPLRRNTAPAIALAALSVSERHGADETLLVLSADHLIEDPQAFAEAVERAKAAAQRGYLVTFGIQPSYPATGFGYLEQGQPLAEGVYAVRRFVEKPDAPRAKAYLEQGGFYWNAGIFCFQAGAYLEAVQAYAPEVYRAVLRCWESSPRETPQYLDAQTFRAVPSISVDYAVMEKAERVAVVPAGFGWSDLGAWDAAAELVPADPEGNRVLGEAVLIDTHNTFVQTEGRLVAAIGVEDLVIVDTPDALLVTRRDKVQDVKKVVERLQQAQHETAREHRTVQRRWGSYTVLEEGPRFKIKRLVIRPGQSLSYHLHHHRSEHWTVVSGTAQVLKEDQTHLLRTDESLSVLAGTPHRLANPGLIDLVIIEVQSGEYLGEDDLVRLEGAVAESALAGD, from the coding sequence ATGATCGCGGTGATTCTCTCCGGGGGAGCGGGGACGCGGCTGTGGCCGGTCTCCCGCGAACTCTACCCCAAGCCTTTTATGCGCTTGCCCGACGGGCAGAGCCTGTTGCAGAAAGCCCTGCTGCGGGCGGTGCGCCTGCCGGGGATCTCCGAGGTGCTCACGGTGACCGGGCAGGAGCACTACTACAGCACGCTCAACGAGTACCAGGCGCTGAAGATCGGGGACTATCCCCCGTTGGCTTTCGTGGTCGAGCCGCTGCGCCGCAACACCGCCCCGGCCATCGCCTTGGCCGCCCTCTCGGTGTCGGAGCGCCACGGGGCCGACGAAACCCTGTTGGTGCTCTCCGCCGACCACTTGATCGAGGATCCCCAAGCCTTTGCTGAGGCCGTCGAGCGGGCTAAAGCCGCAGCCCAGCGGGGCTACCTGGTCACCTTTGGCATCCAGCCCAGCTACCCCGCCACCGGGTTCGGCTACCTCGAGCAGGGCCAGCCCCTGGCCGAAGGGGTGTATGCGGTGCGGCGCTTCGTGGAAAAGCCCGACGCCCCTCGGGCCAAAGCCTACCTCGAGCAGGGGGGCTTCTACTGGAATGCGGGGATCTTCTGCTTCCAGGCCGGGGCCTACCTGGAGGCGGTGCAGGCCTACGCCCCTGAGGTCTACAGGGCGGTGCTGCGCTGCTGGGAATCGAGCCCCCGCGAAACCCCCCAGTACCTCGATGCCCAGACCTTCCGCGCCGTTCCCAGCATCTCGGTGGACTACGCGGTGATGGAGAAGGCCGAGCGGGTGGCGGTGGTTCCCGCTGGCTTCGGCTGGAGCGACCTAGGGGCGTGGGATGCCGCTGCGGAACTGGTTCCCGCCGATCCAGAAGGCAACCGGGTGCTGGGTGAGGCGGTGTTGATCGACACCCACAACACCTTCGTGCAGACCGAGGGGCGGTTGGTGGCGGCCATCGGGGTGGAGGACTTGGTCATCGTGGATACCCCAGACGCGCTGCTGGTCACTCGGCGCGACAAAGTGCAGGACGTGAAGAAGGTGGTCGAGCGGCTACAGCAGGCCCAGCACGAGACCGCCCGCGAACACCGCACCGTGCAGCGCCGCTGGGGGAGCTACACCGTGCTCGAGGAGGGCCCCCGCTTCAAGATCAAGCGCTTGGTGATCCGACCGGGCCAGTCCCTCTCGTACCACCTGCACCACCACCGCAGCGAACACTGGACGGTGGTCTCGGGCACGGCGCAAGTCCTGAAGGAAGACCAGACCCACCTGCTGCGTACCGATGAATCCCTCAGCGTCCTGGCCGGGACCCCACACCGGCTGGCCAACCCCGGCCTGATCGACCTGGTCATCATCGAGGTGCAAAGCGGGGAGTACCTGGGCGAGGATGATCTGGTGCGCCTCGAGGGCGCCGTGGCAGAATCCGCTTTGGCGGGGGATTAG
- a CDS encoding NUDIX hydrolase has translation MRRELLVAAAILMDKQGRVLLVANDWSRRGRVRYTLPGGTVEAGETLIDALKREVREETGLWVRGVEHLAYVIQVEDARKHERTVALAFRATYDGLLNPRDPDGHIVEARFFTPQEVAAKLEEHRPLREPLLDYLKGERGRFYAYGSWGGEGIRI, from the coding sequence CTGCGGCGCGAACTGCTGGTAGCCGCAGCAATCCTGATGGACAAGCAAGGTCGGGTATTGCTGGTGGCGAACGACTGGAGCCGCAGGGGTCGGGTGCGCTACACCCTGCCCGGCGGCACGGTGGAGGCGGGCGAGACCCTCATCGACGCCCTCAAGCGGGAGGTGCGTGAAGAGACCGGCTTGTGGGTGCGCGGCGTGGAGCACCTGGCTTACGTGATCCAGGTCGAGGATGCCCGCAAGCACGAGCGCACCGTGGCCTTGGCCTTCCGCGCCACCTACGACGGCCTGCTGAACCCCCGGGACCCCGACGGGCACATCGTCGAAGCGCGGTTTTTCACCCCTCAGGAGGTGGCGGCCAAGCTCGAGGAGCACCGCCCCCTGCGCGAGCCGTTGCTGGATTACCTCAAGGGGGAACGGGGCCGGTTTTACGCCTACGGGAGCTGGGGGGGGGAGGGTATCCGGATTTAG
- the prfA gene encoding peptide chain release factor 1, producing the protein MLEKLESLEQEYQSLEAALADPAVLSDQREYQRLSKRYAEMGELVATIREYKKALSDLEEAKSLLHDPDMAEMARLEVEEIRRRLPELEAKLELLLLPKDPLDDKNVIVEIRAGTGGEEAALFAAELRDMIMEFARRKGFRTEILDINLTDLGGVSKVSFEVIGAGAYGVLKYEAGVHRVQRVPATEAQGRIHTSTATVAVMPEAEEVDVELDPADLEITVSRASGPGGQGVNTTDSAVQVLHKPTGMIVSCMESRSQIKNKEKALTILRSRLLEMKRAEEAARRREDRLAQIGAGERSEKIRTYNFPQSRVTDHRIGFTTHNLEGVLSGDLFELHEALKRADQERQLAAIAGETSLTLRSREA; encoded by the coding sequence ATGCTAGAAAAACTCGAGTCCCTAGAACAGGAGTACCAGAGCCTGGAGGCTGCCCTCGCCGATCCGGCGGTGCTCAGCGATCAACGGGAGTACCAGCGCCTCTCCAAGCGATACGCCGAGATGGGCGAGCTGGTGGCTACGATCCGCGAGTACAAAAAGGCCCTCTCGGATCTGGAGGAGGCCAAGAGCCTGTTGCACGACCCCGACATGGCCGAGATGGCCCGGTTGGAGGTGGAGGAGATCCGGCGGCGCCTCCCCGAGCTGGAAGCCAAGCTCGAGCTGCTGTTGCTGCCCAAAGACCCCCTCGACGATAAAAACGTCATCGTGGAGATCCGCGCCGGGACCGGGGGGGAGGAGGCCGCCCTTTTCGCCGCCGAGCTGCGCGACATGATCATGGAATTCGCCCGGCGCAAAGGCTTCCGCACCGAGATCCTCGACATCAACCTGACCGATCTGGGGGGAGTCTCCAAGGTCTCCTTCGAGGTCATCGGGGCCGGGGCGTACGGGGTGCTCAAGTACGAGGCCGGGGTCCACCGGGTGCAGCGGGTTCCCGCCACCGAGGCCCAGGGGCGCATCCATACCTCCACCGCCACCGTGGCGGTGATGCCGGAGGCCGAGGAGGTGGACGTGGAACTCGACCCCGCCGACCTGGAGATCACCGTCTCGCGGGCTTCCGGCCCGGGCGGGCAGGGGGTGAACACCACCGACTCGGCGGTGCAGGTGCTGCACAAACCCACCGGGATGATCGTGAGCTGCATGGAATCCAGGAGCCAGATCAAGAACAAGGAGAAGGCCCTCACCATCCTGCGCTCGCGGCTTCTGGAGATGAAGCGGGCCGAGGAGGCCGCCCGCCGCCGCGAAGACCGCCTGGCCCAGATCGGGGCCGGGGAGCGCTCGGAGAAGATCCGCACCTACAACTTCCCCCAGTCCCGCGTCACCGACCACCGCATCGGCTTCACCACCCATAACCTCGAGGGGGTGTTGTCGGGCGACCTCTTCGAGCTGCACGAGGCCCTCAAGCGGGCCGATCAAGAACGCCAGCTCGCCGCCATCGCCGGGGAGACGTCCCTCACCCTGCGCAGCAGGGAGGCGTGA
- the mntR gene encoding manganese-dependent transcriptional regulator MntR, which yields MTHPARPPLSEAQEDYLKQILLLGGGEKLEETHSVSTQALADQMEIKPASVTGMLKKLAELGLVEYEAYKGVRLTEAGYKVALEVLRHHRLLEAYLHQALGYGWEEVHAEAERLEHHISEAFEARIAEWLGHPSHDPHGDPIPSVELTLPQDAPTQRLTALAVGQHGLVARVLTQDHDSLNLLAHLHLRPGAWVGVLEHAPEGLRIEVRREHLEERFLLPSSLAQIVWVVPQEDRHR from the coding sequence ATGACCCATCCCGCCCGCCCTCCTCTGTCTGAAGCCCAGGAAGATTACCTCAAGCAAATCCTCTTGCTGGGGGGTGGAGAAAAGCTCGAGGAGACGCACTCTGTTTCGACCCAGGCCCTCGCCGACCAGATGGAGATCAAACCGGCCTCGGTGACGGGGATGCTCAAAAAGCTGGCCGAACTGGGGCTGGTGGAGTACGAGGCCTACAAAGGGGTGCGCCTGACCGAGGCCGGGTACAAGGTGGCGCTGGAGGTGCTGCGCCACCACCGGCTCTTGGAAGCCTACCTCCACCAGGCCCTGGGCTACGGCTGGGAGGAGGTCCACGCCGAGGCCGAGCGGCTCGAGCACCACATCTCCGAAGCCTTCGAGGCACGCATCGCCGAGTGGCTGGGCCACCCCTCGCACGACCCCCACGGCGATCCCATCCCTAGCGTGGAACTAACCCTTCCTCAGGATGCCCCCACCCAGCGCCTGACGGCTTTAGCGGTGGGTCAACACGGCTTGGTGGCGCGGGTTTTGACCCAAGACCACGATAGCCTCAACCTGCTGGCCCACCTTCACCTGCGCCCCGGGGCTTGGGTGGGGGTGCTCGAGCACGCCCCCGAGGGCCTCCGCATCGAAGTCCGCCGCGAACACCTGGAAGAACGCTTTCTGCTGCCCTCCTCGCTGGCCCAAATTGTCTGGGTGGTGCCGCAGGAGGATAGACACCGCTGA